The Thermodesulfobacteriota bacterium genome contains the following window.
CCTTTGAAACTTGCATGCATCCAGTTTGCAGTTTGCAGTGTTTTAAGCCTCATGGCTGCGGTTGGTGTTGAAATTATTACATTACAGGGCGTTTATCATGCGGCTATACCTATTTTGTATGGCGGGCTGCTTTCTGTAGGCATTGCATACACCTTGCAGGTTGTGGCACAGCAAAACACACATCCAGCTCATGCAGCCATTCTTTTGAGCTTTGAAGCTGTATTTGCCGCCACAGGCGGCTGGCTTATTTTAAATGAAACCCTAACAACACGTGGTATGCTGGGTTGCGCGCTAATGCTTTCAGGTATGCTTTTGTCCCAGCTCTGGGGTATGCTGTTAGAGCCCAAGCTCCTGGTTAATCAAAACAACCTTGATTCTTCCCTTCGGAAATGATTTTTCGGTGATCGTCCAGGTATTGCAGATACGGTTCGGACTTCTGCACTCTTCACAATATGAGGTTTGGGCACAGGGTGTCTTTTTGCCCAGCCGCATGGTGTTAATCGGTGCCGCATGATTTTTAATACGAAACATTGCGCTTTCTAAATCAGGAACAATTTTATTCCGGCCGATAAAAACAATCACATTTTTAGGGCCGAATGCAATACCAGCAACTCGGTTGCCGATCATATCCAGGTTTACCAGCTGACCGGCTTGAGTAACTGCATTGGTTCCTGCTAAAAACAGATCAACCAGTAAAGACTGTCTGCGACGTTCAAGGATTTCCTCTGAAGAAATGCTTTTGTCATATGGGTCGATCACTTTAAGGTGAGGATCGTTTTTCAAAATATCATAGAGGCCGGTTGCAGTAAACGTCATCGATCCTCCCCACGAAACGCTTTTGGGTTTAATAGCGGGAAAAATTTTTTTCTCTACAACAGTTCTGGCTTCTACTATATCCTGAGCAATAAATACTTGAAAATTGTTTCCTTCCAGGTTCCCTTTGAGATCTTTAAGCCGGATCCGCCAGTAATTTTCAATAGGATTCTCCATATCCTGCCTCCTTAAATTGATAAATTTTTATCAACATAAAGAAAAGGTCTTTCCATGTCAACACGGTCTTTCGCAGATAAAGACAAATTCATTTGAAAAAATTACTATCCCTGGAATCGATCCCGAATGTAAAACAGATTTTATATTAATTCTCATAAATAGATT
Protein-coding sequences here:
- a CDS encoding lactate utilization protein; protein product: MENPIENYWRIRLKDLKGNLEGNNFQVFIAQDIVEARTVVEKKIFPAIKPKSVSWGGSMTFTATGLYDILKNDPHLKVIDPYDKSISSEEILERRRQSLLVDLFLAGTNAVTQAGQLVNLDMIGNRVAGIAFGPKNVIVFIGRNKIVPDLESAMFRIKNHAAPINTMRLGKKTPCAQTSYCEECRSPNRICNTWTITEKSFPKGRIKVVLINQELGL